The Corythoichthys intestinalis isolate RoL2023-P3 chromosome 1, ASM3026506v1, whole genome shotgun sequence genomic interval caggtaacgagtggagcatcgttagacctcgttagaagaagttagacctctttgacagccagaaatcctgcttgtttgtaggtgaccaaatacttattttccactctaatttggaaataaattctttaaaaatcaaacaatgtaattttttcccccacattctgtctctcatggttgaggtttacccatgttgacatttacaggcctctctaatcttttcaagtaggagaactttggTACAAtgggttgttgactaaatacttatttgacccactgtgtgtgtgtgtgtgtgtgtatatacatacatatatatatatatatatatatatatatatatatatatatatatatatatatatatatatatatatatatatatatatatatatactagtccttctaaaaaaattgtgTATTGTGAtaaattcattattttctgtaatgtaataataaacattagactttcatatattttagattcattacacacagctaaagtagttcaagccttttattgttttaatattgatgattttggcaaaaaaaagtcaagaaaaaccaaaaatccctatctcaaaaaactaGCATATTTCATGTGACCAattcaaaaaagtgttttttaatacaaaaaaagtcaaccttcaattaattatatcagccatgcactcaatacttggtcgggaatccttgaaataataaatgaaaaaaatagtgtctgtaaacaaGTCTCCGTTATctccctcataactatcgcttaactgtatcttttttgttactgtcgcattttccccgatattttagatgataaataatcgatctaaacaaaaaaaacaacaacaaaaaaacaaaaacaaaaaaaaaaacgtttaaaagggtaaatgtatgggggaaaaaaatctagaccactccttgatgtctgcgatttctgcatcgcgacccttgttatatgaccatgtttcacccataaaatccggctgtggccgttcacagcagtgtctgtcactcttgacactcggtgatacatgctacatggagtttttggatcgaaagtaggtaagtatgcgataatatctcattaaaatcatggcgtctttatttatgctctctcatgctctcaactccacttagggttttgctgtttaaaaaaaaataaataaataaatgccctccagttcaaaatgtttcttcccccagaaaattgagattttaagctttcctatgatatatcacacatgcatataggacaattttgaaatttggcccaattgagtgttttccgccatatactgtatattatgaagtctatgattaaagtatgtcacaaagTATTGACATTGCATCCTATGAGTTTGTCATGTCTCTGTCTTCCATCTTCATGCACAGCTTCTGAAATTCCACGAAAAGGCAAAGGTTCAAAGAACCTCACGCAGATCAGGAGCTCCTCCGTCAATGCAGTGGAGAATATGCTCGATATAGCATTAATGTAGGTTTTGGTCTGTTTTTAAGTTTCCAGTTTTTTAACACATGCATTTTGGATACGGTAAAATTCCGCCAAAACAAAGGATCACTGACTGGGATCATGTTAAGAGTTGACTCTGAAAGCAGGTGAATTGTTGTAATCAAATGTGGGAATAAAAATGGAACATAGATGTTATTGGAATAATGTTTAATTATCTCTGGATGAATCAGTTAATTGAATATTCACATGTTGGAAAAGAGGTTTTTCATGCCTTACTTTTAGTTGACTGCTGCCCAATGGAGCTCCATCACATTATAGTTTCTAGATGATTGGATTGATAAATATAGTCTTGATCTTGCccgacttgatttttttttttgtcttaaccTCCTGCGCTGTTTTAAGATATCACCAATTCCGTTACAACTCTATCTCTAGCTGGGTGATTCTCATGAAAGCTATGCATTATGGTAATGAACATTTACCAAAACAAGCTTAAAATAGCAAAATGATGACtctgatttttttcttcattgacAGTTTAAGAtcctaattattttatttacagtaaaatatctaaaaacatgtaacattattatataaaaaaaatcaatatggtGGGGAAGTAAGCAAACTTAATCAAAATAAACGTAATTATAAACAATATCAAAAGCAATCAATCTTACCTCGTAGCCATATTTTGTCTTCCCTTTTTTGTCGTCCATTATGGGTCAGAataactttattttttaaaatactgtgaTTATAACAGGACCATGAACACTGTAATGAGACCTGCATGCTAGGACTCTAGATTTtccttaaatattttttatacaaaGTAAGAAAGCTATAAACTTTTTACTTTAAACCATAAACGTtttcaacattgttttttaaaatgaaattaaatgaatacagtgccttgcaaaagtattcggcccccttgaatcttgcaacctttcgccacatttcaggcttcaaacataaagatatgaaatttaatttttttgtcaagaatcaacaacaagtgggacacaatcgtgaagtggaacaacatttattggataatttaaacttttttaacaaataaaaaactgaaaagtggggcgtgcaatattattcggcccctttactttcagtgcaggaaactcactccagaagttcagtgaggatctctgaatgatccaatgttgtcctaaatgaccgatgatgataaatagaatccacctgtgtgtaatcaagtctccgtataaatgcacctgctctgtgatagtctcagggttctgtttaaagtgcagagagcattataaaaaccaaggaacacaccaggcaggtccgagatactgttgtggagaagtttaaagccggatttggataaaaaaatttcccacgctttaaacatctcaaggagcactgtgcaagccatcatattgaaatggaaggagcatcagaccactgcaaatctaccaagacccggccgtccttccaaactttcttctcaaacaaggagaaaactgatcagagatgcagccaagaggcccatgatcactctggatgaactgcagagatctacagctgaggtgggagagtctgtccataggacaacaatcagtcgtacactgcacaaatctggcctttatggaagagtggcaagaagaaagccatttctcaaagatatccataaaaagtcccgtttaaagtttgccacaagccacctgggagacacaccaaacatgtggaagaaggtgctctggtcagatgaaaccaaaattgaactttttggccacgatgcaaaacgatatgtttggcgtaaaagcaacacagctcatcaccctgaacacaccatccccactgtcaaacatggtggtggcagcatcatggtttgggcctgcttttcttcagcagggacagggaagatggttaaaattgacgggaagatggatgcagccaaatacaggaacattctggaagaaaacctgttggtatctgcacaagacctgagactgggacggagatttatcttccaacaggacaatgatccaaaacataaagccaaatctacaatggaatggttaaaaaataaacgtatccaggtgttagaatggccaagtcaaagtccagacctgaatccaatcgagaatctgtggaaagagctgaagactgctgttcacaaacactctccatccaacctcactgagctcgagctgttttgcaaggaagaatgggcaagaatgtcagtctcttgatgtgcaaaactgatagaaacataccccaagcgacttgcagctgtaattggagcataaggtggcgctacaaagtattaacgcaagggggccgaataatattgcacgccccacttttcagttttttatttgttaaaaaagtttaaattatccaataaattttgttccacttcacgattgtgtcccacttgttgttgattcttgacaaaaaattaaaattttatatctttatgtttgaagcctgaaatgtggcaaaaggttgcaaggttcaagggggccgaatacttttgcaaggcactgtatatatgatgctgtcatagacttcactatcagttaacggggcgcggggccgctgcgtagagggcctattttcaaaaacttagagttcaaatattttcaaaaccaaagccgctagcaacctaaaaccTAAAGCTCAGGCACATCCCTTAGACATATATCTCCATGAGCGGTGgcataaaaaattcaaagtcggtcCCTAGTAAAAGCCCGATTAATTTATATAAGCAtaacaaaaatcaaaatggctataaatatctcagattttacgccagatgagcaaaaatcaccaaatgcagagataatcacctatattttaaggatcaatagcaatactgAACAGATGTAAGTTTTTGTcagaaatagcaacttttttttaatttagtgtaattttgacataagttttcaacagctaataaatcaattTTCACTTCGAAAACatataatacttgaggaaaacatgcagaatcatcttaattttactcaacaaaagaaaattttgcatttttctatatacaacttatttagggtgaattccgatgtcactattgcctcagcacttcTTGTCGGCTAGCTGGTCCTCGTCATTTTTAGAGGGAAatgatacataaaataaaacctgTAAAAGCCCCAAAATGGGCAGTGTGCCCAAAATTTccggattatttgaatgtaaagttacgccattgtgtatggatacaaaatccaaaatggcggccatcacgaaacaaagagctttttgagttgaaaattcttgtaaataaatgcgtgaatcccagaatttctataaatataaacgtaaaatagtctagatttttggtcaaaagcaaaaaaacagggagttatcattcattttacgtaaatatttcaagctaaagtttgctttttttccattcatttcatttttttcacatttaaaaGTGCATGAATGGTGCTATTATATATCATTAttcccttgaatcctcgaccaaatcactcttgagacactcctgcctgcttgtatgcagtaaaactttcatctgacgcattacagtaatgaatTCACGACTCTaaaatcagttaaaaaaaaacatacaaaatactATTTTGGTAACAAATCACGGACTAGGCCGCATAAAAGACGAccatttttcaaataaaaatggactatttcaggttttcattactaTTACTCTAAAATCTTCAAAAACATACTAGTAGTTGATGTTAACTTCATGAGAATCGCCCAGCTGTACAAATACGGGagtatattttttccaatgtatcgCAAATTTTTAGAGAATAAGCAGCATGcaaaatgaattaatgaattaaAACTTTTTAGACACCCTaaataagaaaatgaaatattttaccCTTTAATAAGTACTATCTTCTCAGGACAACTCTTGCTTTGAGACAGAAAGATAAGGAGAGCCAGGAACATCTAAATACTCTGAAAAACAGGTAAAatttactttggaaacagtcatAGTAAGGTCAGGTCTTAAGTCAAATTCTCTGTTAGGTTCCTAACTTGTTGTGCAAGGCTTCAAGTTCCAGAGCAGAAATCTGAAGAATTAAGGGAATCATCACAGCGCCACAGGCAGGAGAGCAAAAAGTCTGTGGATGGAAAGCAAACTCTGAATTCCCTGGAggtgagacttttttttatcaaagCAGTTTTCTGCTAATACGATGACCCCTCACAGAAATTGATCAATTTCACTGTACAATTTAATTAACTGCATATTGTATGTTTGAAGAGACTAAAGGAGCAGGGAGGAGAAGCATTGTTCTGTAAGGGATTTACTGTATTTCCAGGAAAACCTAAGGGCTGTGGTCAGTGCGCTGGAGAACACAGAAGAGCAGGTGTCCTCTCTGCAGCAAGCGTGCAGTTCTCTGCAAGAACGggtggaagaggaggaggagaaagCTAAGGAGGTACAAGAAATAATGCATATTCTGAATTTAGGAGTGAACATGTGTACTAAAGTCCCTTTCGAATATTTTAAACGCTTTCATGAATAAGATGGGTCAAAATGGGAATGTGCCCAGGTTGAAGTGTGTTATTTGTGTAATTTTTATATTTGATTGCAAGTACATTTGCAAGTTAAATCATTCTGCAAATAGTAGGTTTTGAAATTGGTCATGGAGTGACATTGCATCGTACCTTATGCAAGTACCTGCCCTGAGATGCATACAGTGCATCCAGCTAGTGCAGCACTTtacttttttcacttttttttaacacgtgTATTTAGGATTACTGTGTTACTCCAAAATGAATGGCATACCCCCGCCCCCCTAAAAATTCTGTGAACAACAAACCGTaacaaaaatggaaaaacatttTCGGACAAAAAGCCTCTactgttttccttcattttgaatgctgcggcttatagttcagtaCGGCTTATCTGTTGATTAATTTGGGTaaataagtaacactttatttgacagcggcgtcataagactgtcaaaagaccatttaattatgacactatcatgggcattactgaatgcttatgacagaaatGTCCTTAAATGTCATCCGTAAGCCTGTCgctatatgcaataattccatttatcgcacggtaaataaaaatgaaggcgataatttttccgctgcgatttatcgcctcgcgtgcacctgcgtgcgcgcgtgcggctgacgtgctgttaaaagttcggcttccttgttaccaactaggcaaaatgcattttagttctgtttttagtttagtgcagtttaggtttagtgcaggtgggggaaaaaagaaaaggtgacgcttaccattgaaatgaagatgtgaatgatagcaaaatataagcatggtgtgtgcatccatgaactgggtcgacaatagggcTGTAGAATGTCGATCTCTGCCGTcggtcctccgttcgccagtctttataagttaaggtgacagttcttattgtgatatcatcgcctaagaaatcgccagcttcgtca includes:
- the cenpq gene encoding centromere protein Q, with translation MKPVRGSNRESSKVPRPKIKSKKKILPASDHLGLPRADGNNGEIKRQKSPKKRIASEIPRKGKGSKNLTQIRSSSVNAVENMLDIALMTTLALRQKDKESQEHLNTLKNRFLTCCARLQVPEQKSEELRESSQRHRQESKKSVDGKQTLNSLEENLRAVVSALENTEEQVSSLQQACSSLQERVEEEEEKAKEMLQRSKQTVLRLPSYPL